The Bubalus bubalis isolate 160015118507 breed Murrah chromosome 2, NDDB_SH_1, whole genome shotgun sequence genome includes the window AAAGCATTACATTGTTTCCTAGAAGGTAACCATTTCTGTTCCTAGAATTCAAGTGAGCTGGCCAACAACGATACTGACACGGAGGCAGCTGTGTCGTCTCTGGTGCAGAAGCTTTCGATGGTCATTCAGCAAAACCCATCAACCACAGCTGGGAACCTGGCTTCCGTGGTGTCAATTCTGGGCAGTATCTCATCTCTGAAAAAAAGCTTCACGGTGTCCAATTCAACAATGGAGGTAAAGTCTGCATGAGCTCGAACAGCTCACTTTAAACGCTCAATCGGGTAGGAGGAATGGCAGAAGCCCCAGTTGATGAGATGTTGTTGAAAAGGACCAAAGAGCCATGTAACAGTCTTTGTGTGAGCTTCGCTGCTTCCTCTGCAATGTATAAGAAACCCCAGGATTCAATTATGTGTGTACAAAGTAAGAGGGAGCTGCCTCCAGGCAGGCCGCCTGGGTGGCACCTGGCTAAGGGAAAGGTATAAGTCTCTGCCCTACGAGACATTGAATGACACAGGTGCCAACTTTTTGATACTTAATATTGAGTCTGCAGTTTTTCCTTCCTGTGGCTATAAACTCTGACTCTAGTAtattatatttagtatattttaagAACTCCATTTTTTGAGTGGGGAATTCATGATTTagtttggatattttaaaattaaaaattcctcaAATAAGACATGCTCACTATAAGAtatgcaaataaacaaaaagaaaaataagtgatacGTACTCTTGTCACTCTAGAATGGCCACTGCTTACACTGTAGGTGTTATCTCAGTGCCTAGAAGATTGACAAGGGATGcatagcaggtactcaataactatttgttaaataaacatcTTTCCAAAAATTTTGGATGTGTGCATTTTATATGTTAAAGCATataatactttacaaaattgGGTTTTATATTATGTACACTGTTATATAATCACACAATGGTCCTTAACTATATAAGGTAAACATTATATGTCAGAAGTGACATTAAATGTGAATAAGTTCAACTCCCTGAAATAAAGATGCtcagatttgtttttttcaaaaagtcTGACTATGTACTGTTAATGagaccaaataaaacaaaatgatacacaaaaaaagctaaaaatgaaatgaaggggaaaatagAGCTGCAAAcacaaaccaaaagaaagcagagattGCTGAAAGCAGTAAAAGAAACCCACTATGGGATTTGAGCCAGGAGTCACAGAGGGCTCAGGGTGAGACTCAGCTAGAGTGACAGATGCCCACAGCAGATGCCTGGGGACCAGAGCTGTTAAGAGTGAGTGAGGGTCCTGGGGGAGAAAACATTGCCTTTCAGGGATGTTTGGAAAAGAAATGTCTTAAACTAAGAATGACCCTTAAAACCCACAACTCAATTCAAGGCTTCCTTGTTGCATGTCCAGGGTTtaagaatttttgtcttttagtttCCTCTGTTAATGTCATAAATATACATGAATTAAAGCTTGAACATTCGTGACATGAATTTAGAACTTCTGATGTTagcaaaataaacataatatggGAAAGGAGTTACAAAGAACGTCTCACTCTTGGACCCTCAGCCTGAGGAGTCGTGCAGTCCTGTTTGCTAtctcagaaggaagaaaatgcacATTTTTCAGCCCCCAATGCAGCATTCTCCTCCTTCATGCCTAAACCCTGTTTGGCGTATGAATTCCTGGGAGGTGTTCAGCCTGGAACTGATGTGATTCTGTGGATCTTTTTTCCTTAGCCCAAAGCTTTCCCTGTGTGGAGCACCATGCTATATTTCACTGCTAAGTTTTAATATGTGATCCTCGATTGAGCCAATTCTCTGGGCAATTTTCTTGAGCTTAAGATTAATGACTATCCATCCACAGTCCCCTGACCAGTTTACTAAAAATCCAAATTGactttcatctttgtattttagAATGTCATCAATATAGCTGATCACATCCTTAAATCAGCTTCGCTAACCAACTGGACGGtgttactgaagaaaaaaaaggatgccAGTTCCCAGTTACTAGAATCACTGGAAAACATCAGCACTCTGGTACCTTCGACAGCTCTGCCTCTGAATTTTTCTCGAGACTTCATTAACTGGAAAGGGATTCCAGTATCTGCAAATCTCAGCAATCAAGGTTACAATTATGAAACTGAATTTCCCCCCCAAAATACTCCCAGTCCCATCACAGGCCATGTGTCTATTGGGCCAGGTCAATTCAAGAAGGACCTTCTACATTCTATCATCAGCATGACCTCCTTGACCCTGGGGAACATTCTACCCAttgctgaaaataaaaatgctcaGGTTAATGGGCCCTTGATATCCATTATTATCCCAAACTCTTCCATCGAAGAAATTTCCCTGACTTTTTCTAAGATGAAATTGAATCTGAGTCAACCTCAATGTGTGTTTTGGGATTTCAGCCATTTGCAGTGGACAGATACCGGATGCCACCTAGAGAATGAAACTGCAAACTTGGTGACATGCTTCTGTACCCACCTGACCTCCTTCTCCGTGCTGATGTCCCCCATTGTCCCCCCTGCCATCGTCCCCATTGTGAAATGGATCACCTTTGTGGGACTGGGGGTCTCCATCGGAAGTCTCATCTTATGCCTGACCATCCAAGGTCTGTTTTGGAAGCAGGTCAACAAAAACCAAACCTCACACAGCCGTCACATCTGCATAGTGAACATAGCTCTGTGCCTCCTGATTGCAGACGTCTGGTTTATTGTTGCTGCCACGGTGGACACAAACTCTGGCGTCTGCACAGCTGCCGTGTTCTTTGCACACCTTTTCTACCTCTCCTTGTTCTTCTGGATGCTTCTGCTCGGGTTCCTGCTGGCATATCGGGTGATCTTCGTGTTCCATCACATGGCCACACCTTTGATGGTGGCCGTCGGGTTCTGCTTGGGCTACGGGTGCCCTCTCATTATATCCATCGTCACCTTTCTGGTCACGCAGCCCAGCAATGGCTACAAAAGGCAGGATGCATGTTGGCTTAACTGGTCCGATGGGAGCAAGCCTCTCTTGGCCTTTGCGGTTCCTGCCCTGACTATTGTGGCTGTAAATTTGGTGGTGGTGCTATTAGTTCTCACGAAGCTCTGGAGGCCAGCTGTTGGAGAAAGGCTGGCCCAGGACAACAAGGCCACTGCCAAGCGCATAGGGAGGAGCCTCCTCGTCCTGACCCCTCTTCTGGGGCTCACCTGGGGTTTCGGCATAGCAACAATGGTGGATAGCCAGAATCTGTCTTGGCACATTATTTTCGCATTTCTCAATGCATTCCAGGTAAGAACAATGAAAATAACCTATTGTATAATCAGGTAACTGGAGTGTAGAGAATTGAGGATGGGAAGACCACTCTGGAGATGATCtcatctccctgcctccagcaggACTATTACAAACGAAACCGCCTGCAACAGTGAACAGAAGAagatccatttttttccccaatagtaAATATTAGGCTTCTTCAgtaatccattccagtgttttaaatgtttgaattCATGTAGCTAACACTCATCTCCCTTGCTGTTGACCCAGTCCTCTTTGTCTTGTGCTGATCTCTGTGAAGGCACATAGGGAAAGGGAAATAAATCAAGACTACTTTTGGAGTCTGAATGGTGTAAAGGAAGTCCCTAGCGTGCCACAGAGCAGTGCCTGGCCAACTGCAGGCAgcactgtttttgtaaataaagttttattggaccaCAGCCACACCAGTTCATTTGCATAGGATCTGTGGCTGTTTCCCTTACATGGACAGAACTGAGCAGTTGTAAGAATCTGGATGACCTGCAAAACcagaaatatttactctctgactCTTTAGAGAAAAGGTTTGTGGACCTCTGCTACCAAGCACGGGTTTTACACGCCATGATCAAGGAGTGTTCAGCAAGTAGGCGGGCAAAGTATTCCTTAGATTCGGAGAATCTGGAAGAGAGCCCTCGATCCTGGTTCAAGGAACATTGGCTGGGTCTCTTAACGCTGAACAATGTCTCAGGATAGTGGCGGTTAAATGTTTGTACTCTGGAGTTAAATAGCTGTAGGCTCACATATGTCATGTTATCCAACTATGTGACTGCtaacaagttatttaatttttctatcctcaattcttttatctggtaagtgaagtgaagtgaaatcgctcagttgtgtctgactctttgcaaccccatggactctagcccaccaggctccttggtccatgggattttccaggcatgaatactggagtgtgttttcatttccttctccaggggatcttcccgacccagggatcgaacccaggtctcccgcattgtaggcagacactttaccgtctgagctaccaggaaagcccctggtaAACAGGGATAATATTCTCATCTGTGTGCTCTGGTGctggtgctcagttgtgtccagctcttgagaccctgtggactgtaacctgccagtctcctctgtccatgggattctccaggcgagaataccggagtgggttgccatttcctactacagggggtcttccccacccagggatggaacccaggtctcctacatctcctgaatgggcaggtggattgtttaccactctgccacctgggaaacccaattatTACCTGTATCTTAGAGTAAATACGAGGGTTCAGTGAGATCACTCAGCAtttagcactgtgcctggcacagagtaagtggtCAGTAAAGGTCTCCAGAAAGCAGTTGGTTCTCCACCTACTTCAGCAAACCAGGGTATGTTTAGGTGGTGGCACAAGGGCTGTCATGGAGAGCACACACCTCATGGTGACAGGGTTAGGGAGCTTTCGTCCAGGGTCCTTGGTGACATGCTGTCTGAACAGGCACCAGCTGAGGGTGCTCCAACCAGGAGGAGGAGTTCAGGGTCCAAGAAAGACACTGCCGTGGATTCCCCAGAGGCTGGACTTCATGGAAAGCGTGCTGATATAGTCAATTTCCTCCACTTGGCCTTGGACTTCAGAGCTGGCTGACATCATAAGATGCTGAGTTGGCATTTGTTTAATGTCTAAAGAAAGCCTAAGACACAGAAGCAAATGGAAGTTCTTTATTTGGGGTTTAGGATGACACAAAGGGGAACATGAAGGTCCATGTGTGTTTCAAACTTTATTTACTCAATAATTTaattagcaacaacaacaaaaatgtttgaGTACTTTGTGTTAATACAGGCACTGTGGAGGTTTCATAGTATCCTTGTTTTCAGGGAACCCACAGTCAATAGGGGGACAGACAAGGAAATAATTTCAATGTTggagaatagaatagaatagtaaTAATATAAAAACTTTCTTTTCTGGAAATGGAAGAGATAATACATGTGctttattccttcatttaaaGGGTCTTTTCATCTTGTGTTTTGGAATTCTCTTGGATAGTAAGGTATGTGtattcatttctctcttcctcctttaaCCCAGGAATCTAATCCCTCCCCTTCAGTTCTAAGGTTCTTATTCATATATATAAGAGGTTAGACCATGGGTACTTTCATAAAAAAGTTCTATAATTTTACAAAAGGCAGGTTCAGTCAGGATACAAAGAAACTGAACACTCTTTGCTGATAATGGAGCTATAGTGAATCAACCACAGCATATAATGTGACCACTGTAGAAAAAAGGGGGAAACTtgattttactttcaaattttgACTTGGCATAATTAGCCTGCAAAAAAACTTTCCATATGCTGGAAAAGCCTATTTATTTCtatgtttctagaattttatatagtaaatattttgtagCCTCTAACATGAAATAGAATTCTTAATGAAGGATGACTAATGCAAGTAAAAGATAGTAGAAAAAAACTTATactactttcattatttttccaagCTTTTAGCAATTCTGCCGAGAGAAGTAAAGATAGTAATTAATAAATGTAGCCTTTGCTTTAATAAGAAGATAAgggtattttataattattataattgttGTTGTACATGCCCCCAAATCCCTGTTTACAAAGAAGTAATTTACTTTCTTCTGGATtggaaggaaataattaaataaaaataaataattccgtGGTTTTCACCATTTAGTCGGTGAGGAGACTCTTCACTTCAAAGATAAACTTCAAGTTAGCAATTATTGCCAATTACTAATGTCTAGAATCTGAATTATTATAGCTTTTGGTactgttattttttgtttcattctagatttttttataagaaaagacataaaagaaaaaccCTTTCATCAGATCCCTATGCTTATAGTCTATTAAATACCGCTGGGGAATACTATTACTAATTAACAATTTTACTAGTTTTGTATTTGATATGTCTATGTATGACTGCATATGGGTAGCTCCTCAATATATCTTTTTTGCCCTATAGCTGCGACAGGTGCTGCTCAACAAGTTGTCTCCTTTAAGCTGTTGGGACCAGGCATCAAAGGTAATTATCTCCTGCTACCATGGAGGCAATTCGTGAAGTTCTGTACTTTTTACACAGTCCCACAGCAGGCCCAGTTTTGTGTAAACCCACTTAGTTTCTGTTGCCATTATATTCCTGGTATCTGGCACGATGTCCAGCAAACAGTTAATATTCACCAGAAAGTTTTTCagtaagtgagtgaatgaatgaattcaaatGTGTGGAAAGCTTCAAAGATGCTCAGGCATGGGGGTCTGCGGTGTTCTTGTGAGAAAATTCATTTGAAGAGTATCACTTGCTGTAGTCTGACTTGTTTTCCAACATCTAGAATCAGTAGGGTCCTTTTCTCTGCCTAACTTTCTGCCTAATCTCCTGTAgaccccttttccttctccagaaaagcaGAATGGGAAGTCTTCATTAACTTCTAATATAAAAAATTCTCTTTGAATTTTCTGTCTTATGCTGGTATAACAAACTTTGTCCCTTGCAATTTTAGCTCTTTAGTCCACAAACTGCCAAGTTGTATGGAGACAggatttctgttttcattctttgcCACAAAAGTGCAATCCATGTAAGGAACCGTACAGTTAGAAACAAAAGTACTTGCCTccctattttgtatttttgacaTTACCTCATACTTTTATCTTTCAGTAAGACATGGAGGGTCTTTCAGAAAGGATTCTAAAGCAGAAATTTCTGTGTCTGATAAAAATCAACTGACCTAAGtgcatgaaaaaaatacatagatatttagagggttttttttttaatatgggataatataaatttttgaaataaagaaacagtgaggcaatcccatcacttcatggcaaatagatggggaaacagtg containing:
- the ADGRF1 gene encoding adhesion G-protein coupled receptor F1 isoform X1 — protein: MKFKGHPERKSQTVTPAVCVLSRTRRDQRKMRFLPLWLFSFLMITKGRDCFLERDEGIKTKQELIVNKEKPLGSIQEYELLLQVHYRNSKEKRELKEFLKFCALSSFFLPEPGKIIRAKATTYCGYQNRVLRCACEDSYSWFPPQCLEPQNCSLLKAGSLQTCDCHSSNLTQSIYFCERTKVWGTFKINEKFTEDLLDSSSAMYAKYTTGIEMQLKEAYKGIQGFESVQVTQFRDGSIVVGYEVVGSSSTSELLSGIEQMVEKAKTYLRQLYALEENSFRVFGEAQCNSIAFGFGSENDEYTLPCSLGYIGSITVRCQPSGWHILEEMCVLSELEELKKNSSELANNDTDTEAAVSSLVQKLSMVIQQNPSTTAGNLASVVSILGSISSLKKSFTVSNSTMENVINIADHILKSASLTNWTVLLKKKKDASSQLLESLENISTLVPSTALPLNFSRDFINWKGIPVSANLSNQGYNYETEFPPQNTPSPITGHVSIGPGQFKKDLLHSIISMTSLTLGNILPIAENKNAQVNGPLISIIIPNSSIEEISLTFSKMKLNLSQPQCVFWDFSHLQWTDTGCHLENETANLVTCFCTHLTSFSVLMSPIVPPAIVPIVKWITFVGLGVSIGSLILCLTIQGLFWKQVNKNQTSHSRHICIVNIALCLLIADVWFIVAATVDTNSGVCTAAVFFAHLFYLSLFFWMLLLGFLLAYRVIFVFHHMATPLMVAVGFCLGYGCPLIISIVTFLVTQPSNGYKRQDACWLNWSDGSKPLLAFAVPALTIVAVNLVVVLLVLTKLWRPAVGERLAQDNKATAKRIGRSLLVLTPLLGLTWGFGIATMVDSQNLSWHIIFAFLNAFQGLFILCFGILLDSKLRQVLLNKLSPLSCWDQASKQKLSDSSVTLRFEKTFNPFQQKGCYVFSYTSESSHDIMLTQFSSAEQSGES
- the ADGRF1 gene encoding adhesion G-protein coupled receptor F1 isoform X2, which encodes MKFKGHPERKSQTVTPAVCVLSRTRRDQRKMRFLPLWLFSFLMITKGRDCFLERDEGIKTKQELIVNKEKPLGSIQEYELLLQVHYRNSKEKRELKEFLKFCALSSFFLPEPGKIIRAKATTYCGYQNRVLRCACEDSYSWFPPQCLEPQNCSLLKAGSLQTCDCHSSNLTQSIYFCERTKVWGTFKINEKFTEDLLDSSSAMYAKYTTGIEMQLKEAYKGIQGFESVQVTQFRDGSIVVGYEVVGSSSTSELLSGIEQMVEKAKTYLRQLYALEENSFRVFGEAQCNSIAFGFGSENDEYTLPCSLGYIGSITVRCQPSGWHILEEMCVLSELEELKKNSSELANNDTDTEAAVSSLVQKLSMVIQQNPSTTAGNLASVVSILGSISSLKKSFTVSNSTMENVINIADHILKSASLTNWTVLLKKKKDASSQLLESLENISTLVPSTALPLNFSRDFINWKGIPVSANLSNQGYNYETEFPPQNTPSPITGHVSIGPGQFKKDLLHSIISMTSLTLGNILPIAENKNAQVNGPLISIIIPNSSIEEISLTFSKMKLNLSQPQCVFWDFSHLQWTDTGCHLENETANLVTCFCTHLTSFSVLMSPIVPPAIVPIVKWITFVGLGVSIGSLILCLTIQGLFWKQVNKNQTSHSRHICIVNIALCLLIADVWFIVAATVDTNSGVCTAAVFFAHLFYLSLFFWMLLLGFLLAYRVIFVFHHMATPLMVAVGFCLGYGCPLIISIVTFLVTQPSNGYKRQDACWLNWSDGSKPLLAFAVPALTIVAVNLVVVLLVLTKLWRPAVGERLAQDNKATAKRIGRSLLVLTPLLGLTWGFGIATMVDSQNLSWHIIFAFLNAFQGLFILCFGILLDSKLRQVLLNKLSPLSCWDQASKKLSDSSVTLRFEKTFNPFQQKGCYVFSYTSESSHDIMLTQFSSAEQSGES
- the ADGRF1 gene encoding adhesion G-protein coupled receptor F1 isoform X3, which encodes MRFLPLWLFSFLMITKGRDCFLERDEGIKTKQELIVNKEKPLGSIQEYELLLQVHYRNSKEKRELKEFLKFCALSSFFLPEPGKIIRAKATTYCGYQNRVLRCACEDSYSWFPPQCLEPQNCSLLKAGSLQTCDCHSSNLTQSIYFCERTKVWGTFKINEKFTEDLLDSSSAMYAKYTTGIEMQLKEAYKGIQGFESVQVTQFRDGSIVVGYEVVGSSSTSELLSGIEQMVEKAKTYLRQLYALEENSFRVFGEAQCNSIAFGFGSENDEYTLPCSLGYIGSITVRCQPSGWHILEEMCVLSELEELKKNSSELANNDTDTEAAVSSLVQKLSMVIQQNPSTTAGNLASVVSILGSISSLKKSFTVSNSTMENVINIADHILKSASLTNWTVLLKKKKDASSQLLESLENISTLVPSTALPLNFSRDFINWKGIPVSANLSNQGYNYETEFPPQNTPSPITGHVSIGPGQFKKDLLHSIISMTSLTLGNILPIAENKNAQVNGPLISIIIPNSSIEEISLTFSKMKLNLSQPQCVFWDFSHLQWTDTGCHLENETANLVTCFCTHLTSFSVLMSPIVPPAIVPIVKWITFVGLGVSIGSLILCLTIQGLFWKQVNKNQTSHSRHICIVNIALCLLIADVWFIVAATVDTNSGVCTAAVFFAHLFYLSLFFWMLLLGFLLAYRVIFVFHHMATPLMVAVGFCLGYGCPLIISIVTFLVTQPSNGYKRQDACWLNWSDGSKPLLAFAVPALTIVAVNLVVVLLVLTKLWRPAVGERLAQDNKATAKRIGRSLLVLTPLLGLTWGFGIATMVDSQNLSWHIIFAFLNAFQGLFILCFGILLDSKLRQVLLNKLSPLSCWDQASKQKLSDSSVTLRFEKTFNPFQQKGCYVFSYTSESSHDIMLTQFSSAEQSGES